A portion of the Thermodesulfobacteriota bacterium genome contains these proteins:
- a CDS encoding DUF503 domain-containing protein, translating into MVVAVLTADLLFPGALSLKDKRRRIAGLTARIRAGYPVSVAEVAHHDKWQRGTIGVALVTTDTRLARSMFDRIADGIGRDGEVELLSARIEFFRPEGGDSE; encoded by the coding sequence TTGGTCGTCGCGGTGCTCACCGCGGACCTTCTCTTCCCCGGGGCGCTGTCCCTGAAGGACAAGCGGCGCCGCATCGCGGGACTCACGGCGAGGATCCGCGCGGGATACCCCGTTTCCGTGGCCGAGGTGGCGCACCACGACAAGTGGCAGCGAGGTACGATCGGCGTCGCCCTCGTCACCACGGACACCCGGCTCGCCCGGTCGATGTTCGACCGGATCGCGGACGGGATCGGCAGGGACGGGGAGGTGGAGCTGTTGTCCGCCCGCATCGAATTCTTCCGGCCCGAGGGGGGCGATTCCGAATGA
- the truB gene encoding tRNA pseudouridine(55) synthase TruB yields the protein MTGGVLVLDKPGGITSFDAVRLAGRILGERKCGHAGTLDPMATGVLPICVGNATKIAGYLADEEKEYEAAFAFGIATDTGDATGKPVETRPGAAADETAVASALATLVGTFLQVPPSYSAVKVGGVRSYALARKGKEVPLAPRRVTVSAARLLSWDERGFSAAIACSKGFYVRALPRDLGERLGVPMTVSRLRRLRVGPFQIGSAATLEELRELAAAGRAGERMIPIVDALSRMPAWVVPPDAVNAVRNGRLAGSWIAGRASGERGDTALLVTERREPLAIVGRDASGLWKILRGM from the coding sequence GTGACCGGGGGCGTGCTCGTCCTCGACAAGCCCGGCGGCATCACCTCCTTCGACGCCGTCCGGCTCGCGGGAAGGATCCTCGGGGAGAGGAAGTGCGGCCACGCCGGGACGCTCGACCCGATGGCGACGGGCGTGCTTCCCATCTGCGTCGGGAACGCCACGAAGATCGCCGGGTACCTTGCGGACGAGGAGAAGGAGTACGAGGCGGCGTTCGCCTTCGGCATCGCCACGGACACGGGGGACGCGACCGGGAAGCCGGTGGAGACGCGCCCGGGAGCCGCGGCGGACGAGACGGCCGTCGCGTCGGCGCTGGCGACGCTGGTCGGCACCTTCCTCCAGGTCCCGCCGTCCTACTCCGCGGTGAAGGTGGGCGGGGTGCGCTCCTACGCGCTGGCGCGGAAGGGGAAGGAGGTTCCGCTGGCGCCCCGCCGGGTGACGGTGTCCGCGGCGCGCCTGCTGTCCTGGGACGAGCGGGGATTCTCCGCGGCGATCGCCTGCTCGAAGGGGTTCTACGTCCGGGCGCTGCCACGGGACCTGGGGGAACGACTCGGTGTTCCGATGACGGTCTCCCGGCTGCGGCGTCTCCGGGTGGGGCCGTTCCAGATCGGGAGCGCCGCGACGCTGGAAGAGCTGCGGGAGCTCGCCGCGGCGGGACGGGCCGGCGAGCGGATGATCCCGATCGTCGACGCCCTTTCCCGCATGCCGGCCTGGGTGGTGCCGCCCGACGCGGTGAACGCCGTCCGGAACGGGCGGCTTGCGGGATCCTGGATCGCCGGGCGCGCCTCCGGGGAGCGCGGGGATACGGCGCTGCTCGTCACGGAGCGGCGCGAGCCGCTGGCGATCGTCGGCCGGGACGCTTCGGGGCTGTGGAAGATCCTGAGGGGCATGTAA
- the infB gene encoding translation initiation factor IF-2 encodes MDKVRIRDLAKDLGMETSREIIAFLERIGAKGKSASSNLEGDLIDRVKGHFKKPPQAPPPPQTTVLTRSDGVIERRSQKVILRRGVPAPPPAPPSAKEEAAAAEAHRAETVPQPSAAETAPPTAGEAGALPVEIPSETPAAAPQAEAAGAAPQAAVPASGAQPEATAEGETPLRVVEKPVAAVKPEDARKDKDKKWKKNKPHERKVQKGVLKQTIIKEVLEEPEAEAKKAEGAAPAPEAEPSVVRQFQPTRISKKRGRPVKEKKVPSTLPPKASKRHLKIEEVVTVGDLAHRMGIKAADVIKKLIEMGMPSTLNQLLDAETAGILAQEYGFEVENVAPEMESLIDQEVDKEEDLRPRAPVVTIMGHVDHGKTTLLDAIRESKVTETEAGGITQHIGAYEVEHNDRRLVILDTPGHEAFTAMRARGASVTDIVVLVVGADDGVMPQTIEAIDHAKAANVPIVVAVNKIDKPGAQPDRIRQQLSDHGLIPEEWGGTNLYANVSAKKRIGINELLELILLQADVLELRSNPTKLARGTVLESRLEKGRGPVATVLVLDGTLKVGDAIVTGSHYGRVRALINYKGKRLDDAPPGTPVEIQGLTGLPDAGNKFAVLKDERTARQIALHRSEKERERVIARPRMSLEDLHRKIDAGEVKDLNIVIKSDVQGSMEALQFSLGKLGTDKVKVKIIHSGVGGISESDVMLASASSAVIIGFNVRPEAKGAELAEREGVDIRLYSIIYDVVDDIKKAMEGLLEPTLKEIVQGRAEVRNTFHISKIGTIAGCGVISGKITRNSNVRLLRDNVVVFDGKLSSLKRFKDDVREVLEGYECGLGIENYNDIQVGDQIEAYTIEKIAGTLV; translated from the coding sequence GCAGAAGGTCATCCTCCGGCGCGGCGTTCCCGCTCCTCCGCCCGCCCCTCCGTCCGCGAAGGAGGAGGCGGCCGCCGCCGAAGCGCACCGCGCGGAAACCGTCCCTCAGCCCTCCGCCGCCGAGACCGCGCCGCCGACCGCCGGCGAAGCGGGCGCCCTTCCCGTAGAGATCCCATCGGAAACCCCCGCGGCCGCGCCGCAGGCGGAGGCCGCCGGAGCGGCGCCGCAGGCCGCGGTCCCCGCCTCGGGGGCCCAGCCCGAGGCGACCGCGGAGGGCGAGACGCCGCTGCGGGTCGTCGAGAAGCCCGTGGCCGCCGTCAAGCCCGAGGACGCCAGGAAAGACAAGGACAAGAAGTGGAAGAAGAACAAGCCTCACGAGCGGAAGGTGCAGAAGGGGGTCCTGAAGCAGACGATCATCAAGGAGGTCCTCGAGGAGCCCGAGGCCGAGGCGAAGAAAGCCGAGGGGGCCGCTCCGGCGCCCGAAGCCGAGCCGTCGGTCGTGCGGCAGTTCCAGCCCACCCGCATCTCGAAGAAGCGCGGCCGGCCGGTCAAGGAGAAGAAGGTTCCCTCGACGCTGCCGCCCAAGGCGAGCAAGCGGCACCTGAAGATCGAGGAGGTAGTCACCGTCGGCGACCTGGCCCACCGGATGGGGATCAAGGCGGCGGACGTCATCAAGAAGCTCATCGAGATGGGGATGCCCTCGACGCTGAACCAGCTCCTCGACGCCGAAACGGCCGGGATCCTGGCGCAGGAGTACGGCTTCGAGGTCGAGAACGTCGCCCCCGAGATGGAGAGTCTCATCGACCAGGAGGTCGACAAGGAAGAGGATCTCCGTCCCCGCGCGCCCGTCGTCACCATCATGGGGCACGTCGACCACGGGAAGACCACGCTGCTCGACGCCATCCGGGAGAGCAAGGTCACCGAGACGGAGGCGGGCGGGATCACGCAGCACATCGGCGCCTACGAGGTGGAGCACAACGACCGGCGCCTCGTCATCCTCGACACGCCGGGCCACGAAGCGTTCACGGCGATGCGCGCGCGCGGCGCGTCGGTGACGGACATCGTCGTCCTGGTGGTCGGAGCCGACGACGGGGTGATGCCGCAGACGATCGAGGCGATCGACCACGCCAAGGCGGCGAACGTCCCCATCGTCGTGGCGGTGAACAAGATCGACAAGCCGGGCGCCCAGCCCGACCGGATCCGCCAGCAGCTCTCCGACCACGGCCTGATCCCCGAGGAGTGGGGCGGCACCAACCTGTATGCCAACGTGTCCGCGAAGAAGCGCATCGGCATCAACGAGCTTCTGGAGCTCATCCTCCTGCAGGCGGACGTCCTCGAGCTCAGGTCCAATCCGACGAAGCTCGCCCGCGGCACCGTCCTCGAATCGCGCCTGGAGAAGGGGCGCGGCCCGGTGGCCACCGTCCTGGTCCTCGACGGCACCCTGAAGGTGGGCGACGCGATCGTGACGGGGAGCCACTACGGGCGCGTGCGCGCGCTGATCAACTACAAGGGGAAGCGGCTCGACGACGCCCCCCCAGGCACGCCCGTGGAGATCCAGGGGCTGACGGGGCTGCCCGATGCGGGGAACAAGTTCGCGGTCCTGAAGGACGAGCGGACCGCGCGGCAGATCGCGCTCCACCGGTCCGAGAAGGAGCGGGAGCGCGTCATCGCCCGCCCGCGGATGAGCCTCGAGGACCTGCACCGGAAGATCGACGCCGGGGAAGTGAAGGACCTGAACATCGTCATCAAGTCCGACGTCCAGGGCTCGATGGAGGCGCTGCAGTTTTCCCTCGGGAAGCTCGGGACGGACAAGGTGAAGGTCAAGATCATCCACTCGGGGGTCGGCGGGATCTCCGAGTCCGACGTGATGCTCGCCTCCGCGTCATCGGCCGTCATCATCGGGTTCAACGTCCGGCCCGAGGCGAAGGGGGCGGAGCTCGCGGAGCGGGAAGGCGTCGACATCCGCCTTTACTCGATCATCTACGACGTGGTCGACGACATCAAGAAGGCGATGGAAGGGCTCCTCGAGCCCACCCTGAAGGAGATCGTCCAGGGGAGGGCCGAGGTCCGGAACACCTTCCACATCTCCAAGATCGGGACGATCGCGGGATGCGGGGTCATCTCGGGGAAGATCACCCGGAACTCCAACGTGCGCCTCCTGCGGGACAACGTGGTGGTGTTCGACGGGAAGCTCTCCTCCCTCAAGCGCTTCAAGGACGACGTGCGGGAGGTCCTCGAGGGGTACGAGTGCGGCCTGGGGATCGAAAACTACAACGACATCCAGGTCGGCGACCAGATCGAGGCGTACACCATCGAGAAGATCGCCGGCACCCTGGTGTAG
- a CDS encoding bifunctional oligoribonuclease/PAP phosphatase NrnA yields MRGDLSAICRVFAEKERFLIACHENPEGDAIGSELALALALRKMGKTAAVLNADPVPENLRFLPGADTVRMEEDGSKYEVAVVVDCGSPERTGRVEAELRKPPLLVNIDHHRTNGVRGDLALVDPDAAAAGLLVYRVLAAMGCPIDRDIAENIYVAVLTDTGSFHYGNSSPEAFEVAGEMVRLGVDPWSVAEQVYETQSLSRLRLLGRALSSLEIALEGKVASITTMLSDLAEAGAGKDLMEGFINYPRSVLGAEVAVSFREEQGGAFRVSFRSKGRVDVSEVAARFGGGGHRNAAGCTVQGSISEVKRKVFDALGAALS; encoded by the coding sequence ATGAGGGGAGACCTGTCCGCCATCTGCAGGGTGTTCGCGGAGAAGGAGCGGTTCCTCATCGCGTGCCACGAGAACCCGGAGGGGGACGCCATCGGGTCGGAGCTGGCGCTGGCGCTGGCGCTCCGGAAGATGGGAAAGACCGCCGCGGTGCTGAACGCCGACCCCGTCCCGGAGAACCTGCGGTTCCTCCCCGGCGCCGACACGGTCCGGATGGAGGAGGACGGTTCGAAGTACGAGGTCGCTGTCGTGGTCGACTGCGGCTCCCCGGAGCGGACCGGGAGGGTGGAGGCGGAGCTCCGGAAGCCGCCGCTGCTCGTCAACATCGACCATCACCGCACCAACGGCGTCCGCGGCGACCTCGCCCTTGTGGACCCCGACGCCGCGGCGGCGGGGCTCCTGGTCTACCGCGTGCTCGCCGCCATGGGATGCCCGATCGACCGCGACATCGCGGAGAACATCTACGTCGCCGTCCTGACGGACACCGGCTCGTTCCATTACGGGAACTCCTCGCCGGAGGCGTTCGAGGTGGCGGGGGAAATGGTCCGCCTCGGCGTGGACCCGTGGTCGGTGGCGGAGCAGGTCTACGAGACCCAGAGCCTCTCCCGGCTGCGCCTCCTCGGGAGGGCGCTCTCCTCCCTGGAGATCGCCCTGGAGGGGAAGGTGGCGTCCATCACCACGATGCTTTCGGACCTGGCGGAGGCGGGGGCGGGGAAGGACCTCATGGAAGGATTCATCAACTACCCCCGGTCGGTCCTGGGCGCGGAAGTGGCGGTATCCTTCAGGGAGGAGCAGGGCGGCGCGTTCCGGGTGAGCTTCCGCTCCAAGGGGCGGGTCGACGTTTCGGAGGTGGCAGCGCGGTTCGGCGGAGGCGGCCACCGGAACGCCGCGGGCTGCACGGTCCAGGGGTCGATCTCCGAAGTGAAGCGAAAGGTCTTCGACGCGCTCGGAGCCGCGCTTTCGTGA
- the rbfA gene encoding 30S ribosome-binding factor RbfA → MRGRGDRPARVAERIREELSVLLQRKVNDPGLSGVTITSVSITPDLKLAHVRWTALADEAARKEVVRALRRAEGYLRREVGTALGLRSAPELQFHYDDSYERGARIDSLLRDISKEGGERE, encoded by the coding sequence ATGAGAGGTCGAGGCGACCGACCGGCGCGCGTCGCGGAACGGATCCGGGAAGAGCTCTCCGTCCTCCTGCAGAGGAAGGTGAACGACCCCGGGCTGTCGGGCGTGACGATCACCTCGGTCTCCATCACCCCCGATCTGAAGCTCGCCCACGTGCGCTGGACCGCGCTCGCGGACGAGGCCGCGCGGAAGGAGGTCGTGAGGGCCCTGCGGCGCGCCGAAGGGTACCTCCGGCGGGAGGTGGGGACGGCCCTGGGGCTGCGAAGCGCGCCGGAGCTGCAGTTCCACTACGACGATTCGTACGAGCGCGGGGCCCGCATCGACTCGCTCCTCCGGGACATCTCGAAGGAAGGGGGGGAGCGGGAATGA